A region from the Aegilops tauschii subsp. strangulata cultivar AL8/78 chromosome 5, Aet v6.0, whole genome shotgun sequence genome encodes:
- the LOC109774008 gene encoding uncharacterized protein — protein MGSKAAPPPLAEQHSSPVMAASATTDGPSFPIYISSDEEEDVAVLGSSSSPDEIQIQQAILLSIGLSRDPTGMPSSSASLSGTDVDMTDRKGKRKLRSESPHQVIDIDDNDRHEVIDVDDDDSLIFIKKTGSGKWRKPRNGGLLEVGEGSHSATIMKEFYCTICMETLPGVERFPVAGCAHAFCAGCVRQYIAARVEDNLLSMGCPDPGCKDGVLHPEECRDIIPPQLFQRWGAALCELALGDHKFYCPFKDCSVLLIDDDPGPGDGGVAALTNVECPHCNRMFCVQCKVPWHEGVDCAEFQRLGKDERGREDLLLRKVAQESKWQRCPKCKIYVEKVDGCTFIACRCGHCFCYLCGSTMARSNHYCAKCKR, from the exons ATGGGAAGCAaggcagcgccgccgccgctggctGAACAGCACTCGTCGCCTGTCATGGCGGCCTCCGCGACCACCGACGGTCCATCCTTCCCCATCTACATCTCatccgacgaggaggaggacgtggcagTCCTTGGCTCCTCCAGCAGCCCCGACGAGATCCAGATCCAGCAGGCCATCCTCCTCTCCATCGGCCTCTCGCGCGACCCGACAGGCATGCCCTCCTCCTCGGCCTCCCTCTCCGGAACCGACGTCGACATGACAGACCGCAAAGGCAAGCGTAAACTACGATCGGAGTCGCCGCATCAAGTCATAGATATTGATGATAATGATAGGCATGAAGTCATAGATGTAGATGACGATGACAGCCTGATCTTCATCAAAAAGACAGGCAGCGGGAAGTGGAGAAAACCACGTAACGGCGGCCTGCTCGAGGTCGGCGAAGGTTCCCACAGCGCCACGATCATGAAAGAGTTCTACTGCACAATCTGCATGGAGACGCTCCCCGGCGTCGAGCGCTTCCCCGTCGCCGGGTGCGCGCACGCCTTCTGCGCGGGCTGCGTGAGGCAGTACATCGCGGCGAGGGTCGAGGACAACCTGCTGTCCATGGGCTGCCCCGACCCGGGCTGCAAGGACGGCGTGCTGCACCCGGAGGAATGCCGCGACATCATCCCGCCTCAGCTGTTCCAGCGGTGGGGCGCCGCGCTCTGCGAGCTGGCGCTCGGGGACCACAAGTTTTACTGCCCCTTCAAGGACTGCTCGGTGCTGCTGATCGACGACGACCCCGGccccggcgacggcggcgtggccGCGCTCACGAACGTGGAATGCCCACACTGCAACCGGATGTTCTGCGTGCAGTGCAAGGTGCCGTGGCACGAGGGCGTGGACTGCGCCGAGTTCCAGCGGCTCGGGAAGGACGAGCGCGGGCGGGAGGACCTGCTGCTGAGGAAGGTCGCGCAGGAGAGCAAGTGGCAGCGGTGCCCCAAGTGCAAGATCTACGTCGAGAAGGTGGACGGCTGCACCTTCATCGCCTGCAG GTGCGGGCACTGCTTCTGCTACCTGTGCGGCTCTACGATGGCGAGGAGCAACCATTATTGCGCAAAGTGCAAGCGGTGA